The following are encoded in a window of Impatiens glandulifera chromosome 5, dImpGla2.1, whole genome shotgun sequence genomic DNA:
- the LOC124939956 gene encoding putative RING-type E3 ubiquitin transferase C3H69 translates to MSNRLLCKFFAHGACLKGDHCEFSHDWKAPPNNICTFYQKGECSYGTRCRYEHVKVSQGASVPSPSASTPSGGGALASAGIYSDLSASSKPFFPPSIPAWTQKLEYHSSSSDTDIDTMEARSLNPADLSICSFAAVGHCPRGSKCPHVHGDLCSTCGKHCLHPFRPEEREEHAQICQKKQKHLDALKHSQEIECCVCLERVLSKQAVAERKFGLLSECDHAFCISCIRNWRGSSPSSGMDLNAALRACPICRKLSYFVIPSVIWYSSKEEKQEIVDNYKAKLSSIDCKHFDFGNGTCPFGTSCFYRHAYRDGRLEEVALRHLGDEDGYTVIAKNIRLSDFLSNLNIR, encoded by the exons ATGTCCAATAG GCTTCTTTGTAAGTTCTTCGCACATGGAGCATGTCTGAAAGGGGACCATTGTGAGTTCTCTCATGATTGGAAAGCCCCACCAAACAAT ATATGCACCTTTTACCAGAAAGGTGAATGTTCGTATGGAACCCGATGCAGATATGAACATGTTAAAGTTTCCCAAGGTGCCTCTGTTCCATCTCCATCTGCCAGCACTCCATCAGGAGGAGGAGCGCTTGCTTCCGCAGGGATTTATTCTGATCTTTCAGCTTCCAGTAAACCATTCTTTCCTCCATCTATACCTGCGTGGACTCAAAAGCTTGAATACCATTCCTCATCATCAGATACAGATATTGATACTATGGAGGCTAGAAGTTTGAATCCAGCTGATCTCTCAATTTGTTCATTTGCTGCTGTTGGTCATTGTCCTCGTGGGTCGAAGTGCCCTCATGTCCATGGAGATCTATGCTCAACTTGTGGAAAGCACTGTTTGCACCCATTCAGACCAGAGGAAAGAGAAGAACATGCACAAATCTGTCAGAAGAAGCAAAAGCACCTGGATGCATTAAAACACAGTCAGGAAATAGAATGCTGTGTATGCCTTGAACGTGTTCTTTCAAAACAAGCTGTTGCTGAAAGGAAGTTTGGGCTGTTGTCGGAATGTGATCATGCGTTCTGTATATCCTGCATCAGGAATTGGCGGGGTAGTTCACCATCATCAGGAATGGATCTAAATGCTGCTTTGAGAGCCTGCCCTATATGCAGGAAATTGTCATACTTTGTCATTCCCAGTGTGATATGGTATTCTTCCAAGGAGGAAAAACAGGAAATTGTGGATAACTACAAGGCTAAGCTCAG CTCTATTGATTGCAAGCACTTTGACTTTGGAAATGGGACTTGTCCATTTGGAACGAGCTGCTTTTACAGG CATGCATACCGTGATGGTCGTTTGGAAGAAGTAGCCCTACGACATCTTGGGGATGAAGATGGGTACACAGTGATTGCCAAAAACATCAG GCTTTCAGACTTCCTCAGTAATTTGAATATAAGGTGA